Genomic segment of Alphaproteobacteria bacterium:
CCGCGGAAACGCCTTTGGAGAGTGCCTCAATTCGCAGGTCTTGGACCCAGGTCTTGAAAGCGGGGTCCGCCGCCGAAGAAGAAGCCGTCAGCAGCGAAAAGCATGCGAGGACGGTTATGACGGCATTAATCAGGCGGTGGCCAAACATCAGGCATCCCGAACCGGTGGCGAGCCATGCACATTTGCCACATTCCCCCAGCGCGGTGCAACTCACGTCAACGTAGCAAATTAGGGGCCGGGCACGAGTGCGTCCGAATATTCCGCCCACCTGTAATATGCGAGCCCCAGCATTTCGTGGACGAAGAGGTCGGCGAGGCGAAGCCCGCGCCGGACGTCGAATCGATACGAACCGGCACCCGTAGCGCGCGCCTGGAACCCCGCGGGAACGCCGATGACCGACCATCCGGCTTTGCGAAATGCGCCGATCGCACGTGGTAGATGGTTGGCCGAGGTCACAAGCAGCCAAGTTTCGTCCGCTTTTGGCTTGGCCAAATTATATGAAAAAACGGCATTCTCGCGGGTATTGCGCGAATTGCGCTCATAGATGATGCGATCGTCGACAAGTCCCATCCGTTGAAATATTTGCCGCGCCATATCGGCCTCGCGCGTGTCGGAGGTGAGACTGCCGGTGCCCCCTGAAAAGACAAGCCGTGCCTCCGGGTAGAGATTTGCCAAAGTGAAAAAGGCCGTCGATCTGCTGTTGCCGTCACCCAACAGATGCTCCGGACGGGACTGCAATAGCTCGGCGTCACCGCCGCCACCGAGTACAACGATGCCGTCGACGCGCGGTGGCAATGGGGTGGGTACCGGAACGCGGTCTTCGAGCCAGCGAACACCGATTTCCGGCAGTGGCGTAACGCCGGCGATGACAAACAGGACGGACGCCACCGCAAGGATCCGGCGCCCCCCTCGAGACCAGCGTGTAAACAGCAATCCGGTCCCGAATATGACCAGGATGAAGATCAGGTTACTGGGCGTGGCGATAAGATCGGCTATCTTGGCGATCTCGAACATGGCCTCGTTCCATCATCCCGCGCGGCAACGTGGGGCAACCGCGGTCGCTACCGTCCTGAACCTTAGGATATTCGCACGCCGCCCGACGGCACTCATAGCACCCCTCCGGAGCCGAGGATTTATCTCAAAGTATGGAAGTTCTTAACAATTTGTTTAAGGGCGTTGGCGGAGAATGCCAATCCTATGCTTCCGTTTGCGAAGCATGGGGCTCAACGAAGGTCGAAGACGGGGGTCGAATACAATGACCGAATCACAAGTCTATCAGACGGCGCAACTCGTCATGCAGGAGCACGGCGGATGGGCTACCGATTTTGCCTTGGAACGTGCCAAGGACGCCCTGATCGAAGGCAACGATCAGGCGAAAGCCATGTGGCTGCGAGTTTTGGATTCGCTCCAGGACCTCTCGCACTAGCAGGGTGCTGAAAAA
This window contains:
- a CDS encoding YdcF family protein yields the protein MFEIAKIADLIATPSNLIFILVIFGTGLLFTRWSRGGRRILAVASVLFVIAGVTPLPEIGVRWLEDRVPVPTPLPPRVDGIVVLGGGGDAELLQSRPEHLLGDGNSRSTAFFTLANLYPEARLVFSGGTGSLTSDTREADMARQIFQRMGLVDDRIIYERNSRNTRENAVFSYNLAKPKADETWLLVTSANHLPRAIGAFRKAGWSVIGVPAGFQARATGAGSYRFDVRRGLRLADLFVHEMLGLAYYRWAEYSDALVPGP